In Xiphophorus maculatus strain JP 163 A chromosome 18, X_maculatus-5.0-male, whole genome shotgun sequence, a single genomic region encodes these proteins:
- the plekhg2 gene encoding pleckstrin homology domain-containing family G member 2 isoform X6, with product MMSAGERGASSSSCTSVNTVCSDGERPVSLSLSSSTSSVSLQDASSSSSSSSSSLPYGAVPAYNASSSTPKRNGSDISLDLTPLVTPPTGAPLPVGGGVSKMAVTGHAHNGHTANPVAVLPAGAAPRQLSRLDRVILEIVETEQTYVRDLKSIVEDYLGCIIDCGALPLKPEQVSSLFCNIEDIYEFNSDLLEDLERSPDAAAIAECFVERSEAFDIYTLYCMNYPNSVAVLRDCMKNGSLVRFFQERQSTLNHSLPLETYLLKPVQRILKYHLLLQELSKHVDKSDPGYEVVEDAIVTMTAVAWYINDMKRKQEHAVRLQEIESLLLNWSGPDLSGFGDLVLEGSFKVQRVKKERAFFLFDKMLLIAKKRLEQFVYSTHIFCCNLQLVETLKDPLSFRVSDQTIPKQQHVVQTKNQEEKRLWVHYLKRLIVENHPASLPQKARQVLGDNFCQSPQFDQESLKKSCASPRLDDLHGFHRGRRQSEPPELLLYTPEKSRKGLPLLLEGTLPYRRTRRQSAPAKDIEAAFRPGAALKQAGSEGELCPAESLGSADSSSTLASSVIEVETERRERRELEEEEDEEEEELADLRAPPTLSITEEILEFINQSRVMEGLSATNQNQDPPGEVQSPADPAGPLPAVTSGPEQRLLVEPDQEGEDLKKSIADRDPAGEGPDGSGETAGIKGEEAAETGPGSDDEDEQTPEKPSSSDLQPSISAEENTDRLMETEPHSPGPVSQPIQPGTIQRYQAPKKGSTLTNQDKKIIEKIRSYYEAAEAEEDEAEDEEEQREGAATRRRSSFSQIPSGLVKESVSRFTVQPTLDDAEATQESRSGSSSLPADVEDPLRSPEGEPESPDQPSLPRQNPDSEPRTFPEPEVQEEFFRGSPEEPEEGKSVAVKTTEEESLALSEHPDKTDEERTIEPQPSQAEPSIHGPGQEPGQTTNQARTQSTWSRTKTTDPTNLRENLERFPSQSKVGRWSRHSKIVSANRALFEGMGSDVTGIGLFETNPVVDPVLMENSERILSKVQTLARMYSAKTNTMKVPLLHKRVSTIRTQAWVSARLSELSAQNRDKSPPEQEKETEAQTGSETKTETQACNGPIQNQTQTMIQEGRPEPRTDDLQQEEAWPSVTRTRDVTCSTTPGEGPCDQNQAVSPRTGPQPRGSSRDSSAEEEEEDEAAAVSPEPEEPQEAGGGPAQDEGHRVDAAGGRRTSGNVSAPPAVAEGNGPDRDAAAGRHEADEGGRPGLIPIPTESRTTVEPGLSQEPSPKETQREDGSGPAGSTGWPDTVDPTDHKIAAGPQKDETPPSPCSADSLLAGVHRASAVPWERRKPDEPLSGSSLRTTSPVPSVFNASLVHRSPSPLRSASASSVQAPPCSSPFRLIPVSSPTPASPAVFTSALSCLSPTASTVSSVRSPTPSLPLCGNSSSSRGTSSSPTPPLYSPTCSSSAFTRSLAASHISQSISQSMSKKGTARQQAPTIKLMNPSPSSTPDLRRRTRSPNPPTAQLGPALAYTQLGCTKEGYQHPRCPPSSVRSSCLSPPSVSQCPPSPTAGLRQPWCSSPSPRPSFLHSKSASPQLGKKNSNNNNSARYVGGAVSNGGWLGADGRTEPLQSQYPLWSGSHNRVARPFSASEPSSRVQSPTPSPTPASFVRLCSPSQHNSSPMANKPPHPRSSRVGGSHNHLDLRLDLPRASFDGSSCGDSSACVSPRILSPPPIGVPVWTNNVAAPQPRNPRHSASPSLFSSTSGSQTYRIPSSPLPSQIVRRPLSSTLSDRPPSPARSTQRHSWADFGQSSLGFTESSRRSFEQQESCPISPNSGWSSHSSSPSCLSPRAGLQCPLSPTRLASGKGAISGQHFTSVPWPDVRELSSKYNGEDSPETSVSPSAPISPVHLIPSPCPTDGQADWGDPQLEEGSCRTQLICAYVTWPSHQQTVSSSSCLIFSPSGLTSPPPESHQLHSLQVQRQPQVTASPPPPSTLSLSPIISSPLPKQGSQKASYATTVNLQIAGSGRITSYSSAQVSLTQTLQGGAGPPGSQDQMARRVSINGLSPVPQGCNRP from the exons ATGATGTCGGCTGGCGAGCGAGGAGCGTCTTCGTCCTCCTGCACCTCCGTCAACACCGTGTGTTCGGACGGCGAGCGCCCCGTCTCCCTGTCCCtgtcctcctccacctcctccgtCTCGCTGCAGgatgcctcctcttcctcttcctcctcctcttcctctctgccgTACGGCGCCGTGCCGGCCTACAACGCCTCGTCCTCCACGCCCAAACGGAACGGCTCCGACATCAGCCTTGACCTCACGCCGCTCGTAACTCCGCCCACCGGAGCGCCCCTGCCAGTGGGAGGCGGGGTTTCCAAGATGGCGGTGACTGGCCACGCCCACAACGGACACACAGCCAATCCGGTGGCGGTGCTGCCAGCAGGGGCCGCGCCCCGGCAGCTGTCCAGGCTGGACAGAGTCATTCTGGAGATCGTGGAGACGGAGCAGACCTACGTCAGAGATTTAAAGAGCATCGTGGAG GATTACCTGGGCTGCATCATCGACTGCGGCGCTCTGCCGCTGAAACCAGAGCAGGTCAGCTCTCTGTTCTGCAACATCGAAGATATCTACGAGTTCAACAG TGACCTGCTGGAGGATTTGGAGCGCAGTCCTGACGCGGCGGCCATCGCAGAGTGCTTCGTAGAGCGG AGTGAAGCCTTTGACATCTACACTCTGTACTGCATGAACTACCCAAA CTCGGTGGCGGTCCTCAGGGACTGCATGAAGAACGGCAGTCTGGTTCGGTTCTTCCAGGAGCGGCAGTCGACTCTGAACCACTCGTTGCCCCTGGAGACATACCTGCTCAAACCCGTGCAGAGGATCCTCAAGTAccacctgctgctgcag GAACTCTCCAAACACGTGGACAAGAGCGACCCGGGCTATGAGGTGGTGGAGGACGCCATCGTTACCATGACGGCGGTGGCGTGGTACATCAACGACATGAAGAGGAAACAGGAGCACGCCGTGCGGCTGCAG GAAATCGAGTCCCTGCTGCTGAACTGGAGCGGGCCGGACCTGAGCGGATTCGGCGATCTGGTTCTGGAAGGTTCCTTTAAGGTCCAGAGGGTGAAGAAGGAGCGCGCCTTCTTCCTGTTCGACAAAATGCTGCTGATCGCCAAGAAGAGGCTGGAGCAGTTCGTCTACAGCACACACATCTTC TGCTGCAACCTGCAGCTGGTGGAGACGCTGAAGGACCCGCTGAGTTTCCGGGTGTCGGACCAGACCATCCCCAAGCAGCAGCACGTGGTCCAG ACCAAGAACCAGGAGGAGAAGCGGCTGTGGGTTCACTACCTCAAGAGGCTGATCGTGGAGAACCACCCGGCTTCACTGCCGCAGAAG GCCCGGCAGGTCCTCGGAGACAACTTCTGCCAAT CTCCTCAGTTTGATCAGGAGAGCCTGAAGAAGTCGTGCGCTTCGCCACGTCTGGACGACCTTCACGGTTTCCATCGAGGTCGGCGTCAGTCAG aaccgccagagctgctgctgtacACACCAGAGAAATCCAGGAAGGGtctgcctctgctgctggaggGGACACTGCCGTACCGCCGCACCCGAAGGCAGTCAG CTCCCGCTAAAGACATCGAGGCGGCGTTCCGGCCTGGTG CAGCTCTGAAG CAGGCGGGCAGCGAGGGAGAACTCTGCCCCGCGGAGAGTCTGGGCTctgcagacagcagcagcactcTGGCTTCATCCGTTATAGAGGTGGAGACGGAACGGAGAGAACggagagagctggaggag gaggaagacgaggaggaggaggagcttgcTGACCTCAGAGCTCCGCCCACGTTGTCGATCACCGAGGAAATCCTGGAGTTCATCAACCAGAGCCGAGTCATGGAGGGACTCTCCGCCACG aaccagaaccaggatccTCCCGGCGAGGTCCAGTCTCCAGCTGACCCGGCCGGTCCGCTGCCCGCGGTCACCTCCGGCCCAGAGCAGAGACTCCTGGTTGAGCCAGACCAGGAAGGAGAAGACCTGAAGAAGAGCATCGCTGACCGAGATCCAGCTGGCGAAGGTCCAGATGGTTCTGGTGAGACGGCTGGGATCAAAGGGGAGGAAGCAGCTGAGACAGGACCAGGAAGTGATGATGAAGACGAACAAACCCCAGAGAAACCTTCATCATCAGATCTGCAGCCCTCCATATCTGCAGAAGAAAACACCGACCGCCTCATGGAGACAGAACCACACAGCCCAGGACCCGTTTCCCAACCCATCCAGCCTGGTACCATCCAGAGGTACCAGGCTCCCAAAAAAGGCTCCACCCTCACCAACCAGGACAAGAAGATCATCGAGAAGATCAGGAGCTACTACGAGGCGGCCGAGGCCGAGGAGGATGAAgctgaggatgaagaggagcagagagagggagccgccacaagaagaagaagcagttTTTCCCAGATCCCCTCCGGTTTGGTGAAGGAGTCCGTGTCGCGTTTTACCGTGCAGCCCACGCTCGACGACGCAGAGGCAACCCAGGAATCCAGATCCGGTTCTTCCTCCCTTCCAGCCGATGTAGAGGACCCGCTGAGGTCTCCGGAGGGGGAACCAGAGAGTCCAGACCAACCGTCCCTACCCAGGCAGAACCCGGACTCAGAACCCAGAACATTTCCTGAACCGGAGGTCCAGGAGGAGTTCTTCAGAGGTTCTCCAGAGGAACCGGAAGAGGGAAAGAGCGTTGCTGTGAagaccacagaagaagaaagcttGGCTCTTTCTGAGCATCCTGACAAAACAGACGAAGAAAGAACCATCGAGCCCCAACCGAGCCAGGCAGAACCCTCCATACACGGGCCGGGACAGGAACCGGGCCAAACAACCAACCAGGCCAGAACCCAGTCCACCTggtccagaaccaaaaccactGACCCAACAAACCTCAGGGAGAACCTGGAGCGGTTCCCCAGTCAGAGCAAAGTGGGTCGGTGGTCCCGCCACTCCAAGATCGTCAGCGCCAACCGGGCCCTGTTTGAGGGGATGGGGTCCGACGTCACCGGTATCGGCCTGTTTGAGACGAACCCGGTGGTGGACCCGGTCCTGATGGAGAATTCTGAGCGTATTCTAAGCAAGGTCCAAACCCTGGCCCGCATGTACAGCGCCAAAACCAACACCATGAAGGTGCCGCTGCTTCACAAACGGGTCAGCACCATCAGAACCCAAGCATGGGTCTCAGCAAGGCTGTCAGAACTTTCTGCTCAGAACCGGGACAAAAGTCCACCAGAGCAAGAAAAGGAGACCGAAGCCCAGACTGGTTCTGAGACCAAAACAGAGACCCAGGCCTGCAACGGACCcatccagaaccagacccaAACTATGATCCAGGAGGGACGGCCAGAACCCCGGACAGACG ACCTGCAGCAGGAAGAGGCGTGGCCCAGTGTGACCCGGACCAGAGACGTCACCTGCTCCACGACACCAGGAGAAGGTCCATGTGATCAGAACCAGGCCGTGTCCCCCAGAACCGGGCCGCAGCCTCGGGGGTCCAGTCGGGACTCCtctgctgaggaagaggaggaagatgaagctGCCGCTGTTTCTCCTGAGCCTGAAGAGCCGCAGGAAGCAGGCGG CGGGCCGGCGCAGGACGAAGGGCACCGTGTGGACGCAGCTGGAGGACGGCGGACATCTGGAAACGTCTCCGCTCCGCCGGCGGTCGCCGAGGGAAACGGACCCGACCGAGACGCAGCGGCTGGACGCCACGAGGCAGACGAGGGGGGTCGTCCTGGGTTGATCCCAATTCCAACAGAGTCCAGAACCACCGTGGAACCGGGCCTGAGCCAAGAACCATCCCCAAAAGAGACGCAGAGAGAAGATGGGTCAGGACCAGCCGGATCCACTGGGTGGCCGGACACAGTCGACCCGACGGACCATAAGATCGCCGCCGGTCCTCAGAAAGACGAAACTCCACCCAGTCCATGTTCGGCCGACTCGCTGCTGGCCGGGGTCCACCGGGCCTCAGCGGTACCGTGGGAGCGCAG gaAGCCAGACGAGCCGCTGTCTGGATCGTCCCTCAGGACAACAAGCCCCGTCCCCTCAGTCTTCAACGCCAGCCTCGTCCATCGCTCCCCTTCTCCTCTAAGATCTGCCAGCGCCTCTTCAGTCCAAGCCCCTCCCTGCTCCTCGCCCTTCAGGCTCATCCCAGTGTCCTCCCCTACTCCAGCATCTCCTGCAGTCTTCACTTCAGCGCTGTCCTGTTTGTCCCCCACTGCCTCTACTGTTTCCTCTGTCAGAAGCCCAactccatctcttcctctgtGTGGAAACTCTTCATCATCAAGAGGAACATCTTCCTCCCCAACGCCTCCCCTCTATTCTCCCACTTGTTCCTCCTCAGCGTTTACCAGATCTCTAGCTGCCTCGCACATCAGCCAGTCCATCAGTCAGAGTATGTCTAAGAAAGGAACGGCCCGACAACAAGCGCCAACCATAAAGCTGATGAATCCGAGTCCCTCCTCCACTCCGGATCTGCGACGGCGCACACGTTCACCCAATCCTCCTACAGCTCAGCTAGGCCCAGCGCTGGCTTATACCCAGCTGGGGTGCACTAAGGAGGGGTACCAACATCCCAGATGTCCCCCGTCCTCGGTCCGGTCCTCATGTCTGTCTCCGCCTTCTGTTTCTCAGTGCCCTCCCTCTCCGACAGCAGGCCTTCGTCAGCCTTGGTGCTCCTCCCCTTCACCACGGCCTTCCTTCCTTCACTCCAAATCTGCTTCACCACAACTTGGCAAGaagaacagcaacaacaacaattcTGCTAGGTATGTAGGTGGCGCTGTCAGTAATGGAGGCTGGTTAGGGGCTGATGGCCGTACCGAACCCCTCCAGAGTCAGTATCCTCTGTGGTCCGGATCTCACAACCGTGTAGCGCGGCCGTTTTCTGCGTCTGAACCCAGCTCACGAGTTCAATCTCCAACTCCCTCCCCAACTCCAGCATCATTTGTTCGCCTCTGCTCCCCATCACAGCATAACTCCTCCCCCATGGCGAACAAGCCCCCCCACCCCCGGAGTTCACGGGTCGGAGGTTCCCACAATCACCTGGACCTCCGTTTGGACCTACCAAGGGCTTCCTTTGATGGTTCCAGTTGTGGTGATTCCTCTGCATGTGTGAGCCCCCGGATACTCTCCCCTCCTCCTATTGGGGTGCCAGTTTGGACAAATAATGTAGCAGCGCCTCAACCTAGGAACCCTCGCCATTCAGCTTCCCCTTCCTTGTTTTCATCCACTTCAGGATCTCAGACATACAGGATTCCTTCCTCCCCTCTTCCCTCCCAAATCGTCCGCAGGCCCCTTTCCTCCACCCTTTCAGACAGACCTCCAAGTCCAGCCCGGAGCACACAGCGTCATTCCTGGGCCGACTTCGGCCAAAGCTCCCTCGGCTTCACTGAATCCAGCCGAAGATCCTTTGAACAGCAGGAGTCCTGTCCGATTAGTCCAAACAGTGGGTGGTCCTCCCACAGCAGCTCCCCATCCTGCCTAAGCCCTCGAGCCGGTCTGCAATGCCCCCTCTCCCCAACCAGGTTAGCCTCTGGTAAGGGTGCTATTAGTGGGCAACATTTCACCAGTGTCCCTTGGCCAGACGTCCGAGAGTTGTCAAGCAAATACAACGGAGAAGACAGTCCAGAAACAAGCGTGAGTCCCTCTGCGCCCATATCTCCAGTACATCTCATCCCTTCCCCATGTCCAACGGACGGCCAGGCTGACTGGGGCGACCCACAACTGGAGGAGGGAAGCTGTCGCACTCAGCTGATCTGTGCTTACGTCACCTGGCCCTCTCACCAGCAAACTGTTTCCTCCTCGTCATGCCTGATCTTCTCCCCTTCTGGATTGACCTCCCCTCCACCAGAGTCACACCAGCTCCACAGCCTCCAGGTCCAGAGGCAACCTCAGGTCACTGCCTCGCCCCCTCCACCCTCTACGCTCTCCCTGTCACCCATCATATCATCCCCTTTGCCCAAACAGGGGAGCCAGAAGGCCAGTTATGCCACCACAGTGAACCTCCAGATTGCTGGAAGTGGCCGAATAACCTCGTACAGCAGCGCCCAGGTTAGCCTGACTCAAACCCTGCAGGGCGGAGCTGGTCCTCCGGGGAGCCAGGACCAGATGGCGAGAAGAGTGAGCATCAATGGACTCTCGCCTGTTCCTCAGGGGTGCAACAGGCCATGA